One genomic region from Carettochelys insculpta isolate YL-2023 chromosome 4, ASM3395843v1, whole genome shotgun sequence encodes:
- the SPATA4 gene encoding spermatogenesis-associated protein 4, whose product MPYSRPGRRTGLPRAVLRWLQSLDLSFFPRNFRQDLSNGYLIAEILAWYYPADIRRHGYVNGASLPAKLSNWSQLCQFFSKRKLKPVQELIDGTIHCKPGAAEILVQDIYSMLTNRRIKTIQDEVDFTDYYYQEQLPMVARSTASKAIKNNIKLTETMMEPNINKNRQKVNAIINMHMQQRLVEREENPKRFNIKPSLAERAVRHPPALGPSGSVINIQREKLSSVSNLGLPDIRSKTSVQFKEIQVKQADRCSFTV is encoded by the exons ATGCCGTACTCGCGGCCCGGCAGGCGCACGGGGCTGCCCCGCGCCgtgctgaggtggctgcagagcctgGACCTGAGCTTCTTCCCTAGGAACTTCCGACA GGACTTGTCCAACGGCTACCTCATCGCCGAGATCCTCGCGTGGTACTACCCCGCCGACATCCGCCGCCACGGCTACGTCAACGGCGCCTCGCTGCCCGCCAAGCTCAGCAactggtcccagctctgccag tttttttccaaaagaaaattgAAGCCTGTTCAAGAACTGATAGATGGAACCATTCACTGTAAACCAGGAGCTGCAGAAATTTTGGTACAAGACATCTACTCAATGCTCACAAACAGAAG aattaAAACTATTCAGGATGAGGTTGACTTTACAGACTACTATTACCAGGAGCAGTTACCGATGGTTGCCAGGTCAACAGCTTCAAAGGCTATCAAGAATAACATTAAGCTAACGGAGACAATGATGGAGCCCAACATCAACAAAAATAGACAAAAGGTTAATGCCATCATCAATATGCATATGCAGCAGAGACTGGTAGAGAGAGAAGAGAATCCAA AGCGGTTTAACATTAAACCAAGCTTGGCAGAACGCGCAGTTCGTCATCCACCTGCTTTAGGTCCCTCTGGCAGTGTGATTAACAtccagagagagaagctttctTCTGTGTCAA ACCTAGGGCTTCCAGACATCAGAAGCAAAACTAGTGTTCAATTCAAAGAAATCCAGGTAAAACAAGCTGACAGATGCTCTTTTACTGTCTAA